Within the Novosphingobium pentaromativorans US6-1 genome, the region GTTAGGCAGGCGGCGTGGAAGCAGCGCGACTTGCGCCCACGGGAGACTGAAAACATGCTGCGGCCCTGGCAGGTGACCTTGAGTGAACGGATCGATCCCGAACGCGGGACGCCGATCTACATGCAGATCATCCACGCCCTGATCCGGGACATCGAGACCGGGCGCCTGACTTCCGGCACGTTCCTGCCCAGCAGCCGCGAACTGGCCGGCGCGCTCGGCGTCAATCGCAAGACCGTCGTCCTCGCCTACGAGGATCTCATCGCGCAGGGCTGGCTATCGACCGAGGGCACGCGCGGGACCATGGTCTCGCGCTCGCTGCCCAGCAGCCCATCGGGAGAACCTTCGGTCGAAGCCGGGGCCAGGTTCGATCAGGCCCTTTACCGCTTTGCCGAGGCGCCGGACCGGCCGCTTGCCCTGCCCGGCGGCAAGGGCATCAAGCTCGACGAAGGTGCACCCGACGGGCGGCTGTTTCCCGCCGACCAGCTTGCCCGCGCCTATCGCTCGGCGATCAGCCGGGCCTCACGCTCGAACCGTTTGCAGTACCGCGACCCGCGTGGATCGGAAGGCCTGCGCGAACAAGTGGCCGAAATGCTGCGCACCCAGCGCGGCCTGCCGGTCTCGATGGAGAACATCTGCATCACCCGCGGCAGCCAGAACGGGCTGTTCCTGGCGCTGCAGGTGCTGATCGAGCCGGGCGATACGGTGATCGTCGAGGAACTGACTTACGAGCCCGCCGTCGCCGCGATCCGGGCGCTGGGCGGCAAGGTCATCCCGGTCGGTCTCGACGAGGAGGGCATCAACGTGGCGGAAGTGGAGGAGTGCTGCCGCCGCCATGCGGTGCGCGCGATTTTCCTGACGCCGCACCACCAGTTCCCGACGACGGTCGCGCTGCGGCCCGAGCGGCGTCTGCAGCTCCTCGATCTCGCCCGCCAGTTCGGGGTGGCGATCATCGAGGACGATTACGACCACGAATTCCATTTCCAGTCGCAGCCGCTGCTGCCGAT harbors:
- a CDS encoding PLP-dependent aminotransferase family protein, which translates into the protein MLRPWQVTLSERIDPERGTPIYMQIIHALIRDIETGRLTSGTFLPSSRELAGALGVNRKTVVLAYEDLIAQGWLSTEGTRGTMVSRSLPSSPSGEPSVEAGARFDQALYRFAEAPDRPLALPGGKGIKLDEGAPDGRLFPADQLARAYRSAISRASRSNRLQYRDPRGSEGLREQVAEMLRTQRGLPVSMENICITRGSQNGLFLALQVLIEPGDTVIVEELTYEPAVAAIRALGGKVIPVGLDEEGINVAEVEECCRRHAVRAIFLTPHHQFPTTVALRPERRLQLLDLARQFGVAIIEDDYDHEFHFQSQPLLPMAGYAPAQVIYLGSMSKLLLPALRIGYMAAPEKVIDAIAHRVSLTDGMGNTVTEDAAAELIRSGEVRRHARKAWRVYSERRESFARLLHEHLGEHCSFAVPDGGLAFWLRFSGDLDLIEARAREQGLRFASHRSFMARDTAAKGMRLGFASLNEAEAERAIAALAVATRAD